One region of Nitrospinaceae bacterium genomic DNA includes:
- a CDS encoding DNA-binding response regulator has translation MGKKKIKIIIADDHAFLRKGLAQIISETPDLCVVAESTNGEELLEMIRKLDLDVVVMDVEMPKKSGWDVMLQMKSEKSKLPVIILSVFSEEDYAVKFFKAGASGYLTKTSAPELLVEAIRKVARGGRFISPELAELLAFELGKENEKKPHENLSPREFQIFTMIASGKTVTEIARELSLSVPTVSTHRAHILEKMNIKSNARLTHYAFRNNLLE, from the coding sequence ATGGGAAAAAAGAAAATCAAGATAATTATAGCAGATGACCATGCCTTTTTACGGAAAGGGCTTGCCCAGATTATTTCAGAAACTCCGGATTTATGCGTTGTCGCGGAATCAACGAACGGAGAGGAGTTACTGGAAATGATCCGTAAGTTGGATCTGGATGTTGTGGTCATGGATGTAGAAATGCCGAAAAAAAGTGGATGGGATGTTATGTTGCAAATGAAAAGCGAAAAATCTAAATTGCCGGTGATCATTTTAAGCGTATTTTCTGAGGAGGATTATGCTGTAAAATTTTTTAAAGCAGGGGCTTCCGGATATCTGACTAAAACCAGCGCCCCGGAATTGTTGGTGGAAGCCATCAGAAAAGTTGCGCGGGGTGGAAGGTTCATCAGTCCGGAACTTGCTGAGTTGCTTGCTTTTGAATTGGGTAAAGAGAATGAAAAGAAACCTCATGAAAACCTGTCTCCCCGGGAATTTCAAATTTTTACAATGATAGCTTCAGGAAAAACCGTTACAGAAATTGCCCGCGAACTTTCATTGAGCGTCCCCACCGTAAGCACCCACCGCGCACATATTCTTGAAAAAATGAATATAAAATCCAACGCTCGACTCACCCATTATGCTTTTCGCAACAATCTTTTAGAGTAA